Proteins encoded within one genomic window of Episyrphus balteatus chromosome 1, idEpiBalt1.1, whole genome shotgun sequence:
- the LOC129907043 gene encoding ATP synthase subunit g, mitochondrial-like gives MASIATKGSGLVNKLMAQARPQLDVFMKYARVELTPPTPGDIPVIRQGIGRLINGARTGAYKNVTVREAWLNTLVTMEVCFWFYVGECIGKRHIVGYDV, from the exons ATGGCCAGCATCGCTACAAAAGGGTCTGGTTTAGTAAACA AACTAATGGCTCAGGCCAGGCCACAGTTGGACGTTTTCATGAAGTACGCTAGAGTGGAACTGACACCACCTACCCCTGGCGATATACCCGTCATTCGACAAGGAATCGGCAGACTTATTAACGGTGCCCGTACTGGAGCATACAAAAATGTTACTGTCCGCGAGGCATGGTTAAACACATTGGTAACAATGGAAGTGTGCTTCTGGTTCTATGTTGGTGAATGTATTGGAAAGCGCCACATTGTTGGATACGATGTTTAG
- the LOC129921503 gene encoding uncharacterized protein LOC129921503, which produces MVQGLRTPGYNLLYALDKGEPRSCILARSNTNVYLLPNYIDRNVTAVRLQTDQGTIWIASAYLGPLPGEKLRRLVADAERQKICLIIGCDANAYHTVWGSTDMNDRVSNTGNEPTFVTRNRQEVLDNTLVSDSIHQRILNWKVSEEHSFSDHRYIQFSLNDLTTKQLAFRNYRETNWQKYRETLKSLLKPEFLSYPSNTIDLDNKVNDLTSALNLSMNNSCPLIQQKKMDYTRYIL; this is translated from the exons ATGGTTCAGGGACTCAGGACTCCTGGGTACAACTTGCTATATGCATTGGACAAAGGTGAACCCAGATCATGCATATTAGCAAGAAGTAACACTAATGTATATTTACTCCCTAATTACATCGATCGAAATGTAACCGCGGTCAGATTGCAAACTGACCAAGGAACAATCTGGATTGCGTCGGCATATCTCGGCCCTCTCCCTGGCGAAAAACTACGGAGGCTTGTAGCCGATGCTGAAAGGCAAAAGATCTGCCTCATAATTGGTTGCGATGCAAACGCCTATCACACGGTCTGGGGAAGTACCGACATGAATGATagag TAAGTAATACTGGCAATGAACCAACATTCGTTACCAGAAACCGACAAGAAGTACTAGACAATACTCTTGTCTCCGATTCGATTCATCAAAGGATCTTAAATTGGAAAGTATCTGAAGAACACTCGTTCTCTGATCATAGATACATCCAATTTAGTCTTAATGATTTAACTACTAAACAGTTAGCATTCCGAAACTATCGCGAAACTAACTGGCAAAAATACAGGGAAACTCTGAAAAGCTTACTTAAACCCGAATTTCTAAGTTATCCCTCAAATACAATCGATCTCGACAACAAAGTCAATGATCTCACTTCTGCCCTTAACCTATCAATGAATAACTCCTGCCCACTCATACAA CAAAAGAAAATGGATTATACAAGATATATTTTATAG
- the LOC129921497 gene encoding uncharacterized protein LOC129921497, giving the protein MSYVFRFREAARKVPNRTEYHTISLSHESIKSTKTKIIQLTQKQYFGGEYFALVQVTKVHSKSKILSLSPFLDSNQVIRSQGRLACSTLSYNEKFPVIVPYKSYLSHLILSYIHHLSLHVEIQLMTRLVRSEYWIPKLSKLIKDFIRKCKPCVLYKKSVQAQFMGALPAERTVLSLPFTNTGIDFAGPFTIQNFYGRKCRLEKSYAYLFVCFATKGIHLEAVSDLSAAAFLAAFTRFVSRRGLPATAFSDNGTNFVGASKLLISDLQKAVQSYPADSAPNFSKITWKFIPPGSPHMGGLWEAGMKSFKTHFKKIAGNAKYTFEEFSTLLTRIEACLNSRPLTRMSDNPEDLLPLTPGHFLQGGPLLSPPEPCESQKNISFMRRWNTLKVIHHKFSLRWKEEYLKGLMNRYKWKYPQRDIAVNYLVVLRNEQLPPNEWRLGRVLKVYRGPDDRVRVVDVKIQKGVVTRSVVKLCILPSD; this is encoded by the coding sequence CCGCTCGTAAAGTTCCAAATAGAACCGAATATCATACGATATCCCTTTCTCATGAAAGTATCAagtctacaaaaacaaaaattatccaaTTAACTCAAAAACAGTATTTTGGAGGTGAATATTTTGCCCTCGTTCAAGTAACAAAAGTACactcaaaaagtaaaattttatcacTTAGCCCGTTTCTTGACTCCAACCAGGTAATACGTTCTCAAGGTAGACTTGCATGCTCAACTTTATCATACAATGAAAAATTTCCTGTCATTGTTCCCTATAAATCTTATTTGTCACATCTTATTTTGTCTTATATTCATCATTTGTCGTTACATGTTGAAATCCAGTTGATGACCCGTTTGGTGCGTTCCGAGTATTGGATACCCAAACTATCAAAACTGATCAAAGACTTTATTCGAAAGTGTAAACCTTgtgttttatacaaaaaatctgTCCAGGCTCAATTTATGGGTGCCTTACCGGCAGAAAGAACAGTTTTAAGCTTACCATTCACCAACACTGGCATTGACTTTGCTGGTCCATTCACAATTCAAAACTTCTACGGAAGAAAATGTCGTCTAGAAAAGAGCTACGCATATCTCTTTGTCTGCTTTGCCACAAAGGGTATTCACTTGGAAGCAGTCAGCGATTTATCCGCTGCTGCATTCTTGGCCGCTTTTACACGCTTTGTTTCCCGTCGTGGACTGCCGGCAACAGCGTTTTCCGATAACGGAACAAATTTTGTAGGGGCATCTAAGTTGCTTATTTCAGATCTTCAGAAAGCTGTTCAAAGTTATCCTGCTGACTCAGCacccaatttttcaaaaatcacttGGAAATTTATTCCTCCTGGCTCCCCACACATGGGTGGTTTGTGGGAGGCAGGGatgaaaagtttcaaaactcacttcaaaaaaatagcaGGCAACGCAAAATATACCTTCGAAGAATTTTCGACCCTACTTACTCGAATCGAGGCATGCCTCAACTCTAGACCTTTAACTCGAATGTCTGATAATCCTGAAGACCTACTTCCATTAACTCCAGGGCACTTTTTACAGGGTGGTCCTCTACTTAGTCCCCCTGAGCCTTGTGAATCTCAAAAGAACATTTCCTTTATGCGAAGATGGAACACTCTCAAAGTTATTCATCATAAATTTAGTTTGCGTTGGAAGGAAGAGTATTTAAAAGGGCTCATGAATCGCTATAAATGGAAATATCCTCAAAGGGATATCGCAGTGAATTATCTAGTCGTTTTAAGAAATGAGCAGCTTCCACCGAATGAGTGGCGGCTTGGTAGAGTCTTAAAGGTCTACCGTGGTCCCGATGATAGAGTACGCGTTGTTGATGTTAAAATCCAAAAAGGGGTTGTTACTCGTTCTGTCGTCAAACTGTGTATTTTGCCTTCGGACtga